One segment of Streptomyces roseifaciens DNA contains the following:
- a CDS encoding response regulator transcription factor, with the protein MEQTHIGPNGAAASAGAQRRVLVVEDDRTIVDAIAARLRAEGFQVRTAGDGPAAVDTAEAWQPDLLVLDVMLPGFDGLEVCRRVQAQRPVPVLMLTARDDETDMLVGLGVGADDYMTKPFSMRELAARVHVLLRRVERAALAAHTPRSGILRLGELEIDHAQRRVRVRGADVHLTPTEFDLLVCLANTPRAVLSREQLLAEVWDWADASGTRTVDSHIKALRRKIGAERIRTVHGVGYALETPAA; encoded by the coding sequence ATGGAGCAGACACACATCGGCCCGAACGGCGCCGCAGCCTCCGCCGGGGCGCAGCGCCGGGTGCTGGTGGTCGAGGACGACCGGACCATCGTCGACGCCATCGCGGCGCGGCTGCGGGCCGAGGGCTTCCAGGTCCGCACCGCGGGCGACGGGCCGGCGGCCGTCGACACCGCGGAGGCGTGGCAGCCCGACCTGCTCGTGCTCGACGTGATGCTGCCGGGCTTCGACGGCCTGGAGGTGTGCCGGCGGGTGCAGGCGCAGCGTCCGGTGCCCGTGCTGATGCTCACCGCGCGCGACGACGAGACGGACATGCTGGTCGGCCTCGGCGTCGGCGCCGACGACTACATGACCAAGCCGTTCTCGATGCGCGAGCTGGCGGCCCGGGTGCACGTGCTGCTGCGGCGCGTGGAGCGGGCGGCCCTCGCCGCGCACACCCCGCGCAGCGGCATCCTGCGCCTGGGCGAGCTGGAGATCGACCACGCCCAGCGCCGGGTGCGGGTCAGAGGCGCCGACGTGCACCTGACGCCGACCGAGTTCGACCTGCTGGTCTGCCTGGCGAACACGCCGCGCGCCGTCCTCTCCCGCGAGCAGCTGCTCGCGGAGGTGTGGGACTGGGCCGACGCCTCGGGCACCCGCACGGTCGACAGCCACATCAAGGCGCTCCGCCGGAAGATCGGCGCGGAGCGGATCCGTACGGTGCACGGCGTCGGCTATGCACTGGAGACCCCGGCGGCATGA
- a CDS encoding rhomboid-like protein, with protein sequence MSVVDPDGESLRRRRRALRAPSPGRMLRALPTPLGTPFTFFYGLVLLATALYTHYGDEATVDELLRASSTDAAHLAEQPLVVLLASALWIAGGLYSLFGILFVLVVSALERRIGGARTAGVFLLGHVLATLATELPVAGAVAAGRLPEASLHRLDYGISFGVMACIGALAGLLRQRGKRIVLGLSFLMCAQDLVEFADPLASWGHPIALLTGMACWSLLRDKGPAAGSAADGAVPGPLRAPREAGQGGPAGAPQQSLRGGAAGRGVREEPLDGGRAEPVGQVVAAGADGGEPEAARDVVRMEYEFPHAHGGEPGRVGAAPRVPGAIPLPRAADGRGEQRRSDADALQAGR encoded by the coding sequence GTGAGTGTGGTGGATCCCGACGGCGAGTCCCTGCGGCGCCGGCGGCGAGCTCTCCGGGCCCCCTCGCCCGGCCGGATGCTGCGGGCGCTGCCCACCCCCCTCGGCACGCCGTTCACGTTCTTCTACGGCCTGGTCCTGCTGGCCACCGCGCTCTACACGCACTACGGCGACGAGGCCACGGTCGACGAGCTCCTGCGCGCGTCCAGCACCGACGCCGCGCACCTGGCCGAACAGCCGCTCGTCGTCCTGCTGGCGAGCGCCCTGTGGATAGCCGGCGGCCTGTACTCGCTGTTCGGGATCCTCTTCGTCCTCGTCGTCTCCGCGCTGGAGCGCCGGATCGGCGGGGCCCGCACCGCCGGCGTCTTCCTCCTCGGCCACGTGCTGGCCACCCTCGCCACCGAGCTGCCCGTGGCGGGCGCCGTGGCCGCGGGGCGGCTGCCCGAGGCCTCGCTGCACCGCCTCGACTACGGCATCAGCTTCGGCGTGATGGCCTGCATAGGCGCGCTCGCCGGGCTGCTGCGGCAGCGCGGGAAGCGGATCGTCCTCGGTCTCTCGTTCCTCATGTGCGCCCAGGACCTCGTCGAGTTCGCCGACCCGCTCGCCAGCTGGGGCCACCCCATAGCCCTGCTCACCGGCATGGCCTGCTGGAGCCTCCTGCGCGACAAGGGGCCGGCGGCCGGATCGGCCGCGGACGGTGCCGTCCCAGGCCCGCTGCGTGCGCCGCGGGAGGCCGGGCAGGGCGGTCCGGCCGGTGCACCACAGCAGAGTCTCCGCGGGGGAGCGGCCGGCCGGGGCGTCCGGGAAGAGCCGCTCGACGGCGGGCGCGCAGAGCCCGTCGGGCAGGTCGTGGCCGCCGGGGCGGACGGGGGTGAGCCCGAGGCCGCGCGCGATGTCGTCCGTATGGAGTACGAGTTCCCTCACGCCCATGGCGGCGAACCCGGGCGCGTCGGAGCGGCCCCACGGGTGCCAGGCGCGATCCCCCTCCCCCGCGCCGCGGACGGTCGCGGCGAGCAGCGCCGCAGCGATGCGGATGCCCTCCAGGCGGGCCGGTAG
- a CDS encoding HAMP domain-containing sensor histidine kinase — protein MTGGTAGPGGGTGQGAARGAGQGRRAREDGRSRGAAVPAGLGGRVWEALRPLDPYRSVKAALGALVIGSVVITTFLVFVAIHSATELRVITVFSIIASLLITQFVAQGLTAPLDEMTEVTRAMAQGDYTRRVGAGRRDEFGHLANAFNRMAADLEAVDTHRKELVANVSHELRTPIAGLRAVLENVVDGVSAADPETMRTALRQTERLGRLVEQLLDLSRLDNGVVPLHARRFEVWPYLAGVLKEASMANGSGSSPHARKDVHLHLDVSPPELTAHADAERLHQVVANLVDNAVKHSPPHGRVTVRARRGEGPQSLALEVLDEGPGIPEAERHRVFERFNRGGSGQQGPGTDGGTGLGLAIARWAVDLHGGSIGVAESPHGCRIQVTLPGVPRDHV, from the coding sequence ATGACCGGCGGCACGGCCGGCCCCGGGGGCGGCACCGGCCAGGGCGCGGCACGGGGCGCGGGCCAGGGCAGGCGGGCCCGCGAGGACGGGCGGAGCAGGGGCGCGGCGGTCCCGGCGGGCCTGGGGGGCCGCGTCTGGGAGGCGCTGCGCCCGCTGGACCCCTACCGGTCGGTGAAGGCGGCGCTGGGCGCCCTCGTCATCGGCTCGGTGGTGATAACGACCTTCCTGGTCTTCGTCGCGATCCACTCGGCGACCGAGCTCCGGGTGATCACCGTCTTCTCGATCATCGCCTCGCTGCTGATAACGCAGTTCGTGGCGCAGGGCCTGACCGCGCCGCTGGACGAGATGACCGAGGTCACCCGGGCGATGGCGCAGGGCGACTACACGCGCCGGGTGGGCGCCGGGCGGCGGGACGAGTTCGGGCACCTGGCGAACGCCTTCAACCGCATGGCCGCCGACCTGGAGGCGGTGGACACCCACCGCAAGGAGCTCGTCGCCAACGTCTCGCACGAGCTGCGGACCCCGATCGCGGGCCTGCGGGCGGTCCTGGAGAACGTGGTGGACGGGGTGTCGGCCGCGGATCCGGAGACGATGCGGACGGCGCTGCGCCAGACCGAGCGGCTCGGCCGCCTGGTGGAGCAGCTGCTGGACCTGTCCCGGCTCGACAACGGGGTCGTACCGCTGCATGCGCGGCGCTTCGAGGTGTGGCCGTATCTGGCGGGCGTCCTGAAGGAGGCGAGCATGGCCAACGGCTCCGGCTCCTCTCCGCACGCCCGCAAGGACGTGCACCTGCACCTGGACGTGTCCCCGCCGGAGCTGACGGCCCACGCGGACGCGGAGCGGCTGCACCAGGTGGTGGCGAACCTGGTGGACAACGCGGTCAAGCACAGCCCCCCGCACGGGCGGGTCACGGTGCGGGCGCGCCGCGGCGAGGGGCCGCAGTCGCTGGCCCTGGAGGTGCTGGACGAGGGCCCGGGCATCCCCGAGGCCGAGCGGCACCGGGTCTTCGAGCGGTTCAACCGGGGCGGCTCCGGGCAGCAGGGCCCGGGCACGGACGGCGGCACGGGGCTGGGGCTGGCCATCGCCCGCTGGGCGGTGGATCTGCACGGAGGGAGCATCGGGGTGGCCGAATCCCCCCATGGGTGCCGCATTCAGGTCACTCTTCCGGGCGTACCGCGCGATCACGTTTGA
- a CDS encoding spermidine synthase: MTTLQRDPYDTGGGPVTLDRREGPYGEVVLRRRGTGDGAVHEIIANGCFLMDTSDGRSERLLVDAALAALPADRPGPSVLIGGLGVGFSLARAAEEPRWGRITVVERERAVIDWHRAGPLGTISARALADPRTEVAEGDLLHHLRTAPVRYDALCLDIDNGPGWTVTEDNGGLYSPAGLAGCRERLTPGGVLAVWSAEPSAEFEGALRNAGFEGVRTEEIAVARGVPDVVHLAQRAA, encoded by the coding sequence ATGACCACCCTCCAGCGCGACCCGTACGACACCGGCGGGGGGCCCGTCACCCTGGACCGCCGCGAGGGCCCGTACGGCGAGGTGGTCCTGCGTCGCCGGGGCACCGGGGACGGCGCGGTCCACGAGATCATCGCGAACGGCTGCTTCCTGATGGACACCTCCGACGGGCGCTCGGAGCGGCTGCTCGTGGACGCCGCGCTGGCCGCCCTCCCCGCGGACCGCCCGGGGCCGTCCGTCCTCATCGGCGGGCTCGGCGTCGGCTTCTCCCTCGCCCGGGCCGCCGAGGAGCCCCGGTGGGGCCGGATCACGGTCGTCGAGCGGGAGCGAGCGGTGATCGACTGGCACCGGGCCGGGCCGCTGGGCACCATCTCGGCGCGGGCGCTGGCCGATCCTCGCACCGAGGTCGCCGAGGGCGACCTGCTGCACCACCTGCGCACCGCCCCCGTGCGCTACGACGCCCTGTGCCTGGACATCGACAACGGCCCCGGCTGGACCGTCACGGAGGACAACGGCGGCCTCTACTCCCCCGCCGGCCTGGCGGGCTGCCGCGAGCGCCTGACGCCCGGCGGCGTGCTCGCCGTGTGGTCGGCCGAGCCGTCGGCCGAATTCGAGGGAGCCCTCCGGAATGCCGGTTTCGAAGGGGTACGGACCGAAGAGATCGCGGTTGCCCGGGGCGTACCGGACGTAGTGCACCTCGCGCAACGTGCCGCGTAG